The genomic segment GCAATTTGCTATCCTCTTGATTTGATTTATCACCCCGAACCCAAACGTGGGCACTCTGCATTTTTAACTTCAAATCTTCCCGAATATAGTTATAAATCGAGTCTTCCAAATGGCGAGGCTCTAAACCAGGAATAATCGCTAGTGGCATATACGTATGTTCAATCGAGTATGCTTTATGACCAACTTCCCTCATCCGAATAATCCGGTAAATATAATCATCTTGCATTTCTAGTTTTTCGGCCACTTCTTTTGAAGGTTTTTCAATTGAAAATAAAATGACTTTGGATTTAATATTATCTTTTCCAAAAGTTTTTACAAGTCCAGACATTGGTCCAAGTGCGAATTCGCCGCCGTTAGTAGAATGAGATTTCACAAAAGTACCAGCTCCGCGCCGCCTAATGATCATCCCTTCCTGAACAAGCATATCCAGTGCCTTTTTAACAGTCAGCTTACTGCAGCCATAATCACGCGCCAATGTATCTCCATCAGGCAGTTTTTCGTTAATTGTATATTTGTTTTGATTAATTTTATCACGGATATCTATGTATATTTCCATGTATTTAGCCATTCCCGACATTTTATTGGCTCCTTTTCTCGTATGATAAGCATAGTATACCATATACTTTTAACAAAAGGTATCTCTATAATTAAAAGTATATATCTTTTATAAAAAGTATTGTTTTTAAAATAAATGTATGCTATATTTGTTTTGACAAAAGGGAGGGCATAAAACATGAAAGAATTATTAACGTTTCCAAAAGACTTCTGGTGGGGCTCGGCGTGGTCTGCAGAACAAGCAGAAGGTCGCGGTGATACTGGGAAAGCAAAGACTGTTTGGGAGCATTGGTTTGAAACAGAACCTAATCGTTTTTATGAAGGTGTAGGTTCAGAAGTTACAACCGATCATTTTAATCGTTACAAAGAAGATGTGCAGTGGATGAAGAAAACTGGACATAACTCATTCCGAATTTCGATTTCATGGGCGCGGATGTTTCCTAATGACGGCGTTGGTGAAGTGAACCCTAAGGCAATTGCATTTTATCGTGATTTACTTACTGAAATGAATGAAAACGGTATCAAACCATTTGCGAACTTGTACCATTTCGATATGCCGGTCGCACTTCAAGATGCGGGTGGTTGGGAATCAAGAGAAGTAGTTGATGCATATGTTCATTTTGCGGATACTTGTTTTAAAGAATTTGGTGATTTAGTTTATCACTGGTTTACTTTTAATGAGCCACTTGGACCAATTCTTGGCGGTTATTTAGAGGATTTTCATTATCCAAACCAAATTGATTTCAAACGCGGTGCACAAGCTGGTTTTAACACTATTTTGGCGCACGCACTAGCAATTAAAGCATTTAAAAAACTAAATTTAACTTCGAAAATCGGCGTTATTTTAAATCTTAGTCCGACTTACCCTCGAAGCCAAAACCCTTATGATTTAGAAGCAGCAGAAATCTGTGACGCTTTTTATACAAGAAGTTTCTTAGATCCAATGGTTAAAGGAACTTTCCCAGCGAAATTAGTTGAAATTATGCGCGAATACGACCAAATGCCTGAATATACTGAAGCAGATTTGGTGACAATTAAAGAAAATACCGCGCAAATTCTAGGCTTAAACTACTACGAACCAAGACGTGTCAAAGCTCGTTTAACTGCAATTAATGAAAAAAGTCCATTTTTACCAGATTGGTTTTTTGAACCGCATAATATGCCTGGAAAACGAATGAATATTTATCGCGGTTGGGAAATTTATGAACGTGGTATTTATGATTTATGTATTGATATTCGTGATAATTACGGCAATATCGAATCATTTATTTCTGAAAATGGAATGGGTGTAGCGAATGAAGAACGTTTCTTAAACGCAGAAGGTCAAATTGAAGATGATTATCGCATTGAGTTTGTCAAAGATCACCTTGCTTATGTGCATCAAGCTATCCAAGAAGGCTGCGATATTAAGGGCTATCACTTATGGACTTTCATTGATTGCTGGTCATGGATTAATGCATATAAAAACCGTTACGGCTTAGTTTCGCTAGATGTGAAAACTGGCAAACGTACAATGAAAAAAAGCGGAGAATTCTACAAAAAAATGAGTGATGCTAATGGCTTTGAGTATGAAACAAGTAAAATTGTTGGGACAAAAAAAGGGAGGAAATAACTAATGGCAGAGTCGAAAAAGAAGTCGATTGTTAACGGATTTATTAATGTGGCACAAAAGCTCGGGGGACAGATTCATTTGCGTTCTTTGCGTGATGCTTTTGCGAGTATTATGCTGTTTATGATTTTGGCTGGTTTTGTAACGTTAATCAATTATGTTATTTTAGAACCAACTGGCTTTATGGGCAAGATTGTTAACCCTGACACACTTAGAACCTGGCAAGAAATCGGTATCTCAATTGGGAACGGAACGCTAAGTGTTATTACGTTACTTGTCACCGTCGCAATTTCGTACCACTTATGTTTAAACCGTGGCTATAAAAATGTGATTGCACCAATTTTAGTTGCCTTATCTTCTTTTATTGTTGTGACACCAATTGCGACAACCTTTCTTCCAGAAGGAGCAACTAAATCCATCGAAGTTCCAAATGTTATCCCTGTTAGCTATACTGGCGCAGCTGGAATGTTCGTCGGAATTATCGTTGGCTTGATTGCAACGGATTTATTCATTAAACTATCAAAAAACAAACGGATGCAAATCAATTTAACCGGAAATATTCCACCAGCTGTGATTAAGTCATTTAATGTATTAATTCCAATCATGATTACTGTTATTATTTTCTCGGTTGTATCATTCGCGGTCAACCAAATTTTCAGCATGGACTTCAATACTTTAGTTACAACGATTATCACGAAGCCACTTAGTTACGTAACGACAAGTCTTCCGGGCTTTTTGCTTATTACCTCTATCGCCAATTTATTCTTTGGTTTAGGTATTCACCAAGCCGTAATTTCTGGACCGTTACTAGATCCGTTTTTACTACAAAATATGCAAGAAAACATGGTTGCTTATGCGAATCATCAAGAAATCCCACATATTATCAACATGGCGTTTAAAGACACTTTTGCTGTTATGGGTGGGTCAGGAAACACGATTGGCTTACTAATTGCCATTTTCATCTTTGGGAAACGAAAAGACTACAAAGATATTTCCAAACTATCCGCAGCACCTTCTCTATTCAACATCAGTGAACCAATTATCTTTGGGCTACCGATCGTTTTCAACCCGTTACTAATTATTCCATTTGTACTTGCACCGATTTTCTCATTAACAACTGCTTATTATGCGACTGCAGCTGGTTGGATTAATCATGTCGTTGTGCAAACACCATGGACGACACCGCCAATTATTTCTGGATTTTTAGCAACAGGTGGAGACTGGCGAGCGTCTGTTTTACAAGTGATTATCATTATAGTAACCGTCTTTATCTATCTACCGTTCTTACGTATGGACGAAAAAGTTGCTTTCGCGACAGCACAAAAAGCGGAAGAAAAATAAGAGAGGAAGTTTAACTTATGAAAAATATTTTATTAGTTTGTAATGCTGGAATGTCGACAAGTTTCTTAGTAGAAAAAATGAAAGCAGCTGGAACAGAACAAGGAATTGAAGCGAATATTTGGGCTGTATCCGACGCCGAATTACACGAAAACTGGGAAAAAGCAGATGTCATTTTACTTGGCCCTCAAGTTGGCTATTTAAAAGGAAACACCGAAAAAGTAGTCGGTGGAAAAATTCCTGTCGAAGTAATCAATATGCTTGATTACGGACGTGTGAATGGGGCAGCTGTTCTTGACCGTGCAATGGAATTAATTGGTTAAGAAATTGCAAAAGGGGTGTGACGATATGTCGCACTCCTTTTTTATCGAGCTAGAAAGTGTTATAATGTGTGAAAAGGAGCGGAATTACTATGAAATATATAAAATCACAAATGAAAGAGCTTGTAAAAGATAGCGTAGACCTTCAAGAACGCCTTCAAAAGCTAATGAAAGAAATGGATTTAGAAAAAAGTTTCGCTTTAAAAGCACTTTATCATTCAGAAGTAGCTGACGGCGGGCATTACCAAACAGCTTATCAAGATTTGGATTATAAATATAAAGATTAACCAACTAATGGCTCTGCTAAATTTTTTTAGCAGAGCCATTTTTATAGATATTTTCCTTGGATTTCGTTCAAATAAGCAACAAAATTATCATAAAAGTCATCACGATTTTGAACGGTTACATGCGTTCCTAACTGCAAAATAAAGCGATAACCAGCCTCGTGATCAGGCAGCGTTACTTTCGCAAAAAAATGTTCCTCATCATGTCGTTTAATTTCTACCAAATTAAAACGCTCAACGATTTGTTCACGGGCGATTTTGTCAACAATAAGCGAGACTTCATGCATTAAAAAGTGCGGCTGCGAGGGAATGGTTCCAATAGGTTTAACAGCAAATGGACGGGCTTCAAAAGTCCCCAACAGCACGCTAAACTCAATAATTCGCGATAGTTTAAAAGTCCGAAAGTCGCTGCGCTCCAAACTGTAACCTTGTAAATACCAAGAACGATTCCTAAAAAGGAGGTGATAAGGCTCTGTTTTCCGGATAGTTTGATTCCCACTTCGGTCAATATAGCAGAGTTCTACAAGTTGGCGTTTTTTTATCGCTAAATATAGTTTTTCCACTTGGGAATTTGAATCACTTTTTGTAGTTAAATTGGAGAAATCTACCGAAATAGAACTTGCAGGTGATTCGCTTGTCGGGTCGAGCATATTTTTCATTTTCTGCAAAGTTTTCTTTATTTCGATGGAAGAAAGTAGCTGTTCCATGCCGTCCAAACTGGTAATAATGGCATGTAAATCTTCTGTTGTCAGGAGTTTCTTATCGACTTTGTAGGTTGGCATAATCCCAATACCACCTTTTGTTCCGGCAATCGTATAAATCGGGATATTTGCCATGGAAAGCGTATCAATGTCGCGGAAAATAGTTCGTTTGGAAACTTCGAACATTCCCGCCATTTCAGAAGCACTGACTAATTCTCGTTGTAAAAGTAGCATAATAATCCCAATGAGCCGCTCGATTTTCATTTTTGTTCTCCTTTATTTTCGAATGATGACAGATAGTTGTCATCATTTACGTGTTATAGTTACATCATATCAAAGTTAAGTAACTTTTTGGAGGGAAATATTATGGCATTTGAAATTGTTGAATTAAAAGAAGAAACATTTACTGGAACTAAATCCGAAATCCCTGAATTCGATCCACAAAAAGGTTTTGGACCAATGAGCGAAATTAAAGAAGCAGCATTTACAAAATTTGCAAAAAATGAGAAAGACTACGTAGGCATTAACGCAAGCCTAGATGGTTTACAATATTATATCGTTGCAAGCGTGGATGGCACAGGCGATACAACTTTTAGCATCCCAGCAGGAAAATACGCTAAATTCGTAACGAGCGAAACAGACCGCCCAGCACTTGACGGCTTTATCGGCGGAGCATACGGCGAAGTTAGCCAAAGCAGTGACGTTGCAATAGCTGGATCATTTAACTTAGAAGATCTTAGAGAAGCAAAATTCACGATTTATATTCAAGTTGTAGCAAAATAAGGAAAAACACCCCAGCGCCAAATTGATTTTTGGTGTCGGGGTGTTTTTTTATGCTTTCTTTTTGACAATTTCTAATAAGATTGTATAGGCTAGCGAAACAAATATAAAGCTTTTAGCCAAAAATATAAGAGATAATTGTTCCATATCAGAGATACTCATGAATGCAAACACAACTGGTATGACTAATCCTAAAGCAACAATAAAATAAAAATTAAAAATGGCCCTATTTTTAAGGTATCTTTCATCTTTTTCTACTTTATCCTGTTCGTATTCCTTCTTTATTCGCTCATCAAATATGAATAAAGAGGCTAACACACCAACAATAATGGCTAAAATCAATGCGAAGTAATCAGCAGAAGTACTAAAAGGCTTCTCTCCTTGCATAATTGGTGTGAGCATAAAAAAATAGAAAGTTAGAAGAATAGTGATACCGATTCTCTTTATGTGATACTTTCTCATCCCTACTCCTCCTCTAGCTGAAATATCTCTTCTACAGTTAACTCAAAATACTTAGCTATCTTCAAACTAAGCTCTAGACTTGGATTATATTTCCCTTTTTCTATTGCATGAATGGTTTGCCTTGAAACTTCTAATATCGAAGCTAAATCGTTTTGTGCAATTCCTTTTTCTTCGCGTAACGCTTTAACTCGATTTATCACTTTCAAATGATCACCGCCTAGTAAAGATATCTTTACAATTATTTTAAAATAAAAACGGGATAATGTAAAGCAGACTTTACGTTTTTTTGAAAAAATTTCTGAGTACTTATGTGGAGTTAATTTTATCCATCCATTTTTCACGCGTACTCACAATCTTATTTACTATGACTTTTTATGGTTAAGTAAGTGACAAAAATTAAATTGACTAGCCAAAATTATTGCCTTAAGATGAGTGTATAAGCGACTTGAGGTTAAGTTGTGAGTAAGTGAATTGGAGGGATAGGTAGATGACAAAAGTACGGAAAATAAAGAACTATGTGAACGGCGAATGGGTAGCTAGTAAGACGGAAAAATACGAAAATGTCATTAATCCGGCTACTGGTGAAATTTTATGCCAAGTACCGATTTCTACACGCGCGGAACTAGATGAAGCAGCAGAGATTTCCGAAAAAGCTTTTGAAAAATGGAGCCAAGTTGCTGTACCTAGACGAGCACGGATATTATTTTCATTCCAACAGTTGCTCATCCAACATAAAGAAGAATTAGCTAGACTGATTACTTTAGAAAACGGAAAAAATTTATCAGAGGCACGCGGGGAAGTACAGCGCGGGATTGAAAATGTGGAGTTTGCGGCTGGAGCACCAACACTTATGATGGGAGATTCGCTTGCTTCGATTGCAACCGATGTAGAAGCAGCAAACTATCGTTACCCAGTTGGCGTTGTAGGCGGGATCGCACCATTTAATTTTCCAATGATGGTACCTTGCTGGATGTTCCCGATAGCGATTGCCCTTGGAAACAGCTTCATTTTAAAACCATCTGAACGAACACCACTATTAATGGAAAAATTGGTGGAGCTATTTACCGAAGCAGGACTTCCAAACGGCGTGTTCAATGTGGTATACGGGGCGCACGATGTTGTTAATGGCATTTTAGAAAACGATAAAATTAAAGCGGTTTCTTTTGTTGGCTCCAAACCTGTCGGAGAATATGTTTATAAAACTGGAAGTGCCAATTTGAAACGAGTTCAAGCTCTTACTGGCGCAAAAAACCATACAATTGTCTTAAATGACGCCGACCTTGAAGACACTGTGACCAATGTTATTTCCGCGGCGTTTGGGTCAGCTGGAGAGCGCTGTATGGCGTGCGCAGTTGTAACCGTTGAGGAAGGAATTGCCGACGAATTTTTGGAAGCGCTTCGAATTGCCGCGCGAAATGTGAAAATCGGTAACGGATTAGACGACGGTGTATTCCTCGGTCCTGTTATACGCGAAGAAAATCAAAAACGGACACTCACTTATATCGAAAAAGGTGTAGAAGAGGGAGCAAAATTAACTGTAGATGGTCGTGAAACTGGAATTTCGAAGGGGCATTTTGTTGGTCCGACGATTTTAGAAGAAGTGACAACCGATATGACTATTTGGAAAGAAGAAATTTTTGCACCGGTATTGTCGGTTATTCGCGTAAAAAACTTACAAGAAGCAGTGAAAATTGCAAATAAATCTGAATTTGCGAATGGCGCTTGTATTTTCACTAATAATGCCAAAGCAATTCGCTACTTTAGAGAAAAAATTGACGCAGGAATGCTTGGAGTGAATTTAGGAGTACCAGCACCAATGGCATTTTTCCCGTTCTCAGGTTGGAAATCATCTTTCTATGGAACCCTTCATGCAAACGGCAAAGACAGTGTGGATTTTTATACACATAAAAAAGTAGTGACGGCGAGATACTCGTTAAAAGGCTACGAAGAATAGGAGGATGCGACAATGACTCAACTTTTGCGAAAGCCGTTAAATGAAACACTGACGCCGGGTGTGAAACTCATTCATGATATTAATGAACCGCTGAAATATGTAGGATTTCGGCTGATTGAAATCGAGCGAGGTGGGGTTTACGAGGAACAACTTACGGAGCTAGAATGCTGCGTGGTCGTCCTTACTGGAAAAGTAACAGTAAGCGAAGGCGAAAATACTTTTGCTGAAATTGGCACGCGAGCTAGTGTTTTCGAAAAAATCCCAACTGACAGCGTGTATATATCAGGTGGAAAAAGTTTTTCTGTCAAAGGTAGTTCTGAAAAAGCTTGTGTGGCACTTTGTTATTCGCAAGCGACACAAGTTTTACCAACAACACTGATTAAAGCGAGTGATAATTCCATCGAAATGCGCGGAAAATACCAGAATAAGCGACTCGTACACAATATTCTTCCTGACACGAGCGAAATTGCGAGCAGTTTGTTAGTTGTCGAAGTATATACGGACGGCGGTAATTTTTCGAGTTATCCACCACACAAACACGATCAAGACAATTTGCCACATGAATCATTTTTAGAAGAAAGTTATTATCACGAAATAAATCCACAACAAGGTTTTGTGTTCCAACGTGTTTATACAGATGATCGTGCGCTTGATGAAACGATGGCAGTGGAGCATCGGAACGCGGTTGTTGTCCCGGAAGGCTATCATCCAGTGGGCGTTCCAGATGGGTACGATTCTTATTATTTAAATGTGATGGCGGGACCGAAGCGGATTTGGAAATTTCACAATGATCCGGATCATGAATGGATTTTAGACAGAGATTAAGAGGAGGTTTTTAGCATGGAATTAACAAAACATAGCGAGCGGGAATTGGACTTAATTACAGTAGGACGAGCATGCATCGACTTAAACGCCGTAGAATACAACCGCCCAATGGAAGAAACAATGACATTTTCAAAATACGTTGGTGGTTCTCCGGCGAATATTGCAATTGGAACAGCCAAATTAGGACTAAAAGTAGGATTTATTGGAAAAATTTCCGCAGATCAGCACGGACGTTTTATAGAAAAATATATGCGTGATTTAGCAATTGATACGACTGGAATGGTGCAAGACACAGAAGGTCGCAAAGTTGGTCTGGCATTCACCGAAATTAAAAGTCCAGATGAGTGCAGTATTTTAATGTACCGCGAAAATGTTGCTGATCTTTATTTAGAACCAGCTGAAATTTCCGAGGATTATATTAAAGACGCGCGGGTACTACTTGTTTCAGGAACCGCCTTGGCACAAAGCCCTTCCCGAGAAGCCGTTTTAAAAGCAGTGCATCTAGCTCGGAAAAATGATGTTGTAGTTGCTTTCGAATTAGATTATCGTCCTTATACCTGGAAAAATGAAGCTGAAACGGCGGTTTATTATTCGCTTGTGGCTGAACAGTCAGACATTATCATTGGGACACGCGACGAATTTGATATGATGGAAAATCAAGTTGGCGGTAACAATGAGGCAACTAAAGTCAATTTATTCCAACATCAAGCTGAAATCGTCGTAATCAAACATGGTGTGGAAGGCTCTTACGCCTACACTAAAGCCGGCGAAACTTTCCAAGCAAAAGCTTATAAAACACAGGTTTTGAAAACTTTTGGTGCTGGTGATTCCTATGCTTCCGCGTTTCTATACGGTTTATTTAGCGGAGAAAATATCGAAACAGCCTTAAAATATGGAAGTGCGGCGGCTTCGATTGTTGTAAGTAAACATAGTTCATCCGATGCGATGCCAACTGCGGCAGAAATTAAAGCACTAATTGCGAATGCAGATTAGGAGGGGAAAGAGATGACTGGAAAAACAATTCGACTAACGACGGCGCAGGCTTTAGTGAAGTTTTTGAATCAACAGTATATCGAAGTAGATGAGATAGCCGCACCATTTGTCGATGGGATTTTCACTTTATTCGGACACGGAAATGTAGTTGGAATTGGCCAAGCATTAGAAGAAAACCCCGGACATTTAAAAGTTTATCAAGGAAAAAATGAGCAAGGCATGGCGCACGCGGCAATCGCTTATGCAAAACAAAAGAAACGCCAGCGCATCTACGCGTGTTCCACATCAGCCGGACCCGGTTCCGCGAACTTAATTACCGCAGCTGGAACCGCATTTGCGAACAATTTACCAGTGTTGTTTTTACCAGCCGATACATTTGCAACCAGACAGCCCGACCCAGTTTTGCAACAACTAGAGCATGAATCAAGTGCGGCAATCACAACTAACGATGGCTTCCAAGCAGTTTCGCGCTATTTCGACCGCGTGCAGCGCCCAGAACAACTAATGAGCGCCTTAATTCGTGCTTTTGAAGTAATGACCAATCCAGCCACATCCGGCCCAGCAACCATTTGCATTTCGCAAGACACAGAAGGAGAAGCATTCGACTATCCAGAAGTATTTTTCCAAAAAAGAATTCATTATTTAAACCGACAAACGCCGACCGAGCGGGAACTTACAGAAGCAGCGAGAATCATTTCAGCAAGTGAGAAACCAGTCATCATCGTCGGAGGTGGCGCCCGCTATTCTGAAGCGCGCGCAGAACTAATCACCCTATCTGAGCAGTGCAACATCCCACTCGTTGAAACGCACGCCGGGAAATCAACCGTCGAGTTCGGTTTCCCGAATAACCTAGGTGGCACCGGAATCCTTGGAACGCTTGCCGCCAACAAAGCCATCCGCGACGCCGATCTAGTCATCGGAATTGGCACACGCTACACCGATTTCACAACCAGCTCCAAGACTGCATTCAATCCAGAAACCAAATTCCTAAACATCAACGTGAGCCGGATGCAGACTTACAAACTCGACGCTTTCCAAGTTGTCGGGGATGCAAAAGCTACTTTGCAAAGACTAACGCCGCTTTTAACAAATTACAAAACCCAATTTGGCGACACAATCGCGGAATATAAAACCGAATGGCTAGCCGAACGAACTAGGCTCGGGAACACCAAATTCAACAGAGACAATTTCAGCCCAGAAATCAAGGATCAATTTGACCAAGCGACCCTTAACGAATACGCCGACCGCTTGCAAACCGAATTCACCCAAACAGAAGCACTTGTTACAATCAATGAATCCGTGGCAGATAATAGCATCGTGGTCTGCTCAGCCGGCTCATTGCCAGGAGATTTACAACGCCTTTGGAATCCAGCCGCCCCAGACACATACCACTTAGAATACGGCTACTCCTGCATGGGCTACGAAATCAACGGCGCGCTAGGTGCAAAAATGGCCGCCGCAGAAAACCAAGAAGTCTACTCTATCGTAGGCGACGGTAGCTTCTGCATGTCCCACTCAGAACTACTCACATCCTTGCAATACGGCCACAAAATCAACATCATGCTATTCGACAATTCCGGATTTGGCTGCATCAACAACCTCCAAATGGCAAATGGTAGCGACAGTTTCTTCTGTGAATTCCGAGATAGTGACAACCAAATCATGCAAGTCGATTACGCCAAAATTGCAGAAGGTTACGGCGCAAAAGTCTACCGCGTCAACACAAAAGCAGATTTAATCGTAGCCCTTGAAGACGCTAAAAAACAACCAAGAACCACTTTGATTGAAATGAAAGTTTTACCAAAAACTATGTCAGAAGGTTATCTCAGCTGGTGGAATGTCGGCGTTTCCGAAGTTTCTGGTAAAGCGAGTATTAATGAAGCATATGAGAATAAACAAGCTAATTTGAAAAAAGCACGTTTGTATTGAGTTTTTTAAACAAGTCTCCATTCCCAGGGAGGCTTGTTTATGTTTGCAACACCTAGTTTTTTCTATATAATAGAAATGAGTATAACATTACATTTTTATAGGAGGAAAGAATATGGAAGTTTTTGCAGAATATTTGGCTGGGATCGATAACCCTGACCACCGTGAGCGCACAAAAGAAGTTTTAACATGGGTTGCTGAAACTTTTCCAAACTTAAAGCCGGAAATCAAATGGAATACACCAATGTTTTCAAATAATGGCACATTCATTATCGGCATTTCTGTTGCAAAACAGCATATGAGTATTTCCCCAGAAGTAGCTGGAATTGAGCGCTTTGAAGAAGACCTAAAACAAGCAGGATACAGCCACACAAAAGGTTTATTTAAGATCACTTGGGCAAAACCAGTTGATTTTAGTTTGCTAGAAAAAATTATTCAGTTTAACATTCAAGATAAAGCAAATTACACAAGTTTCTGGCGTGTTTAAGCAAGATTTAGTTACTTTTGTCACATAGCGAACGCAGATATTTTGTGACATAATAAATAAGCTAACATGTATTTTATTAAAAGAGTGGTGTAAAATGCGGATTTTTTGTGGAATTATGTCAATCCAAGCAGGTTTCATCGGCGGACTGGCAGAAATAATCAGCCCAGATAGCAAAAAAATCAATCTATTCATGATACCAGACAACCTAGCATCTTCATCCGGCTACTTAATGTCATTCGCAATGATAGTAGCCGGAATCCTAATCATCTGCGCTTATCGAAACGATTTTTTGATCTTTATGGCGCTGATATTATGGTTATTCGGACTAATTTTTGGACTAATTTTCACCCCAAGTTATTCAGGTTTTTATTTCCGACCAGTTGTTTGTTTAATAAGCTTTTTGATGGGGCTGTTTATTTTTACGGATTATACGAGGCATAGGGATAGTGAGGAGGAGAGGTGAGCGAGGGCTTGCTTCTTTTTTTGTCTGTAATTCTAAATTAGCTAAAATTAAGAAAAGTTTTCCGGTCTTAACATCTAAAAAAATAACTATAAATAATCCAGAAATTTTCCAACATTTTGAGCACCAGTTTACTCCCCTCTAACCCCACGCCCAACCCCAACCTGCACCCAAAAATCCACAACCCCACAAACCAAAACACTCCCCAAACCAACAAACACCGGCAAATCCCCAATCAAATTCACCAAAAACAGCCCAACCAAAAGTCCAAGCAAACAAACATCCTTCCAAACATAAAACCGC from the Listeria seeligeri serovar 1/2b str. SLCC3954 genome contains:
- a CDS encoding helix-turn-helix transcriptional regulator; the encoded protein is MKIERLIGIIMLLLQRELVSASEMAGMFEVSKRTIFRDIDTLSMANIPIYTIAGTKGGIGIMPTYKVDKKLLTTEDLHAIITSLDGMEQLLSSIEIKKTLQKMKNMLDPTSESPASSISVDFSNLTTKSDSNSQVEKLYLAIKKRQLVELCYIDRSGNQTIRKTEPYHLLFRNRSWYLQGYSLERSDFRTFKLSRIIEFSVLLGTFEARPFAVKPIGTIPSQPHFLMHEVSLIVDKIAREQIVERFNLVEIKRHDEEHFFAKVTLPDHEAGYRFILQLGTHVTVQNRDDFYDNFVAYLNEIQGKYL
- a CDS encoding helix-turn-helix transcriptional regulator, translating into MKVINRVKALREEKGIAQNDLASILEVSRQTIHAIEKGKYNPSLELSLKIAKYFELTVEEIFQLEEE
- a CDS encoding PTS sugar transporter subunit IIB — its product is MKNILLVCNAGMSTSFLVEKMKAAGTEQGIEANIWAVSDAELHENWEKADVILLGPQVGYLKGNTEKVVGGKIPVEVINMLDYGRVNGAAVLDRAMELIG
- the iolB gene encoding 5-deoxy-glucuronate isomerase, coding for MTQLLRKPLNETLTPGVKLIHDINEPLKYVGFRLIEIERGGVYEEQLTELECCVVVLTGKVTVSEGENTFAEIGTRASVFEKIPTDSVYISGGKSFSVKGSSEKACVALCYSQATQVLPTTLIKASDNSIEMRGKYQNKRLVHNILPDTSEIASSLLVVEVYTDGGNFSSYPPHKHDQDNLPHESFLEESYYHEINPQQGFVFQRVYTDDRALDETMAVEHRNAVVVPEGYHPVGVPDGYDSYYLNVMAGPKRIWKFHNDPDHEWILDRD
- a CDS encoding effector binding domain-containing protein, whose product is MAFEIVELKEETFTGTKSEIPEFDPQKGFGPMSEIKEAAFTKFAKNEKDYVGINASLDGLQYYIVASVDGTGDTTFSIPAGKYAKFVTSETDRPALDGFIGGAYGEVSQSSDVAIAGSFNLEDLREAKFTIYIQVVAK
- the iolA gene encoding methylmalonate-semialdehyde dehydrogenase translates to MTKVRKIKNYVNGEWVASKTEKYENVINPATGEILCQVPISTRAELDEAAEISEKAFEKWSQVAVPRRARILFSFQQLLIQHKEELARLITLENGKNLSEARGEVQRGIENVEFAAGAPTLMMGDSLASIATDVEAANYRYPVGVVGGIAPFNFPMMVPCWMFPIAIALGNSFILKPSERTPLLMEKLVELFTEAGLPNGVFNVVYGAHDVVNGILENDKIKAVSFVGSKPVGEYVYKTGSANLKRVQALTGAKNHTIVLNDADLEDTVTNVISAAFGSAGERCMACAVVTVEEGIADEFLEALRIAARNVKIGNGLDDGVFLGPVIREENQKRTLTYIEKGVEEGAKLTVDGRETGISKGHFVGPTILEEVTTDMTIWKEEIFAPVLSVIRVKNLQEAVKIANKSEFANGACIFTNNAKAIRYFREKIDAGMLGVNLGVPAPMAFFPFSGWKSSFYGTLHANGKDSVDFYTHKKVVTARYSLKGYEE
- a CDS encoding GntR family transcriptional regulator — protein: MSGMAKYMEIYIDIRDKINQNKYTINEKLPDGDTLARDYGCSKLTVKKALDMLVQEGMIIRRRGAGTFVKSHSTNGGEFALGPMSGLVKTFGKDNIKSKVILFSIEKPSKEVAEKLEMQDDYIYRIIRMREVGHKAYSIEHTYMPLAIIPGLEPRHLEDSIYNYIREDLKLKMQSAHVWVRGDKSNQEDSKLLGLEEPTFMMEIEKLAHLEDGRVFEYSITRHTYESFVFETVFVQN
- a CDS encoding PTS sugar transporter subunit IIC codes for the protein MAESKKKSIVNGFINVAQKLGGQIHLRSLRDAFASIMLFMILAGFVTLINYVILEPTGFMGKIVNPDTLRTWQEIGISIGNGTLSVITLLVTVAISYHLCLNRGYKNVIAPILVALSSFIVVTPIATTFLPEGATKSIEVPNVIPVSYTGAAGMFVGIIVGLIATDLFIKLSKNKRMQINLTGNIPPAVIKSFNVLIPIMITVIIFSVVSFAVNQIFSMDFNTLVTTIITKPLSYVTTSLPGFLLITSIANLFFGLGIHQAVISGPLLDPFLLQNMQENMVAYANHQEIPHIINMAFKDTFAVMGGSGNTIGLLIAIFIFGKRKDYKDISKLSAAPSLFNISEPIIFGLPIVFNPLLIIPFVLAPIFSLTTAYYATAAGWINHVVVQTPWTTPPIISGFLATGGDWRASVLQVIIIIVTVFIYLPFLRMDEKVAFATAQKAEEK
- the iolC gene encoding 5-dehydro-2-deoxygluconokinase, encoding MELTKHSERELDLITVGRACIDLNAVEYNRPMEETMTFSKYVGGSPANIAIGTAKLGLKVGFIGKISADQHGRFIEKYMRDLAIDTTGMVQDTEGRKVGLAFTEIKSPDECSILMYRENVADLYLEPAEISEDYIKDARVLLVSGTALAQSPSREAVLKAVHLARKNDVVVAFELDYRPYTWKNEAETAVYYSLVAEQSDIIIGTRDEFDMMENQVGGNNEATKVNLFQHQAEIVVIKHGVEGSYAYTKAGETFQAKAYKTQVLKTFGAGDSYASAFLYGLFSGENIETALKYGSAAASIVVSKHSSSDAMPTAAEIKALIANAD